The genomic region TACCATGCTGAAAGGTCCATCCAACGATACCTTTATCCCATGGAATCTCTATCCTTTCAACACCGTGAGCCACTATGGTCCACAGGATCTTATTTTCAGGATCTGCTAAAAAGAGACTGCATCTGTCAACATCGAGGATATCTCTTGCAACGTCGGATAGGAGGGATAAAAGTTTATGTAAATCTTTTTCACGGGTAATCTTTTCTGCGAAAGTAAGAAGAATTTGTAGTTTCTTGTCGGCAGCCATTTACACCTCTACAGTTTTGCCGTCAGATAGAACTTTAATGTTCCACTTTAGTTTGGAAAGCTCTTCTTTTATTTCTTCAACAAACGGAAATTTAAGGTGGTAAGCATAGATGGGAAGCTCTTTTGAAATGTTATTTTCTTCGAGGTCCTTTTTCAGTTCGCTTACACAGTAATGCTTTGCCTTTCGGGAAAGGTCCACCATGGATGAAGGGTAAGAAACATCAATAAAAACGGCTTTTATCCTGTTTTCATTTTTGACGAGATTCCACATCTGTTTACATTTATACGTATCGCCACTTATCAGGATACCTTTGTTTTCTTCAAATATAGCAAATCCGAAAGTTTTAACGGTATGGTTTGCCTTTAAAGGGTAAACCGTCAGGTTGCTAAGTCTCAATAGTTTTCCTTCTTCCAATCTCTTTAGGATTACAGCATCTTCACCGTTTGCCATTTTAAAATTTTTAAGCTCCGGCCAGACGGTGCCGTTGAATATGTGATTTTTGAGTGTTTGTATAACTTCATCATTTCCATAAACGGTAAGTGGGCTTTTTCTGTTTTTGTTAAACGGAATTTCGTCAATGAAAAAAGGTAGATCCTGCAGATGATCCATGTGGCTGTGAGTGACCAGTATGTGCTCTATTTCTTCTCGATTTACTTCTTTTGCAAAGAGATTTCCACAGTCAACAGCTACTTTGTTCGAAATAATGAATGTTACAAGATTCATTAACTTGCTTTTTGAACCGTAACATCCAGCCACATTTATAATCATTTTTCATTTCCCTGTCTTTAGTAAATCGGCTTAAATATTTTAGCAATTACCGAAAAGTTGCCGTCGGAGAGTTTGCAGAATCTTGCAGCATAAACAAAATCCGGAATTTGAGGAACCTGGTATATATAGGTACCGTTTGTGTAATCAAGTGACCAGGTATCGTTTGCCGAACCTCCATCAGAATCTATTATATTGAACTTACACGTGCCGGTGGCGTTGAATGAGGCCGGATCCCACGTCAATATGATGTCAAATCCCGAGTAGGAGGATATGGCATACGCTGTTTCATTTCCGACTATGTTTACAGAGATGTTAATATCTTCTCTTTCCCCCCTATTGTAATTAATGGCATATCCGTTGATATCAGGAGCCATGTTGATTAAATATTGTAACGGGAGTGCTTTATCGGATGTTGTGAATTCTACTGTTCTGTTATTGGATAAAACGACGGTTGCTCTTTCATCCCAGTCTGTTGTAAAGTTTGCGCTGTTTTTGAAAACATCCATGTTCAGTTTGCCCGTTTTTACCACTGGTTTAAACGTATAGCTGTCTATTTCTGAGTTTAATTTGAAAACCTTACCGATCTCCAGACTTCGCTGGCTGTTGTAACACAAAACTCTTATGTATTCGGTTCCGTCTGGAATTGATGTTTCGAGAAACGGAACCGATGACGGCAGTTCTTTAACGGAGTAGAGCGGTTCTTTTGCCCCTTTTATTATGAAATATTCTCCTATCGGTGAAGTCTCTTCAACGTAAGGGTAACCTTTAACGGTGGCATTGCTCAAGAAGTCAACATCACAAAAGTCCACGATAGCGGGGTTAACATCTACAAGCATTTTCAGTGTTCCGTTTGACAGGCTGTAATCTATATTGCATGTTTCAGATAAAAGTGATGGGTTAAAGCTGAAAGAGAGGGAATTTCCACTTACGGAAATCGGCGTTTTTACTTTTATAAACTTTCCTTCCGGTGTAATGCCTTCGAGTATTCCCGTGCTGTTTGACGTTACGGTTTTGTTGGATGTAATGATCCCCGAAAAGTCTGTGAACGGAGATAAAGCTGCTATTTTT from Desulfurobacterium sp. TC5-1 harbors:
- a CDS encoding MBL fold metallo-hydrolase, producing MIINVAGCYGSKSKLMNLVTFIISNKVAVDCGNLFAKEVNREEIEHILVTHSHMDHLQDLPFFIDEIPFNKNRKSPLTVYGNDEVIQTLKNHIFNGTVWPELKNFKMANGEDAVILKRLEEGKLLRLSNLTVYPLKANHTVKTFGFAIFEENKGILISGDTYKCKQMWNLVKNENRIKAVFIDVSYPSSMVDLSRKAKHYCVSELKKDLEENNISKELPIYAYHLKFPFVEEIKEELSKLKWNIKVLSDGKTVEV